In Haladaptatus cibarius D43, the sequence GGCAACCAGCGGCGCGACGATTCCGCCAGCGACAACTCGTGGGTCGGAAAGCGGCGCACGAACGACGACGGAGTCGCCGGATTCGAGTTCCCACCGGTCACGAACCGCGGTTCCTACCGCGAGCAGTTCCGCGTGCGAAACGTCCCGTTCGCCGGTCAGTGCAATCGTTTCGGGTGAGATGACCGTCTCAGGAAACGTCGGATTTTCGCTCCACACGTCGGTTTCGAAATGCGAAACTGTCGGGTCGGCGGGTTTCTCCCCGTAGCCGACGTACTGGCCGCCGGGCGACAGTTCGTAGTCACCGACAGTTTCGGTCGGTGCGAGGAGCACCCGGGCGTCGATGTCCCGCGGCGGGTCGAATCGTACGTTTGCGCCCAGCAGAATCGCGCCGAGGAACCCGAGAATCGACTGGGGGGTACTGGACGGGGTGATGGCGACCGTGACGCCGTCTCGGACACCGAGATGGCGGAAGAAGTTCCCCGTTTTCCACGCGGTCGTACAGAGACGATGGTAGTCGTATCCCCGCGAGTCGGGAACGGAAAGCGCCGGGTCGTCGCTCCGTCGCTCGCGGGCGACGAGGTCAGAGAGTGCGTCCATGCCGGATTTCGGAGTGATGCGTGCAAAAGTTCGACGGTTCCGATGGTTTCGCCACCGTTCCGTCTGCCGTCACCGTGTCTGACCAACCTTTATATTTAATTGCTAGATACTCTCTCACGTAGCTATGGCAAACGTAATTCGAAAGATGGCGGAAGGAAGTTCCCACGTCGTCGAACGCTACCTTCCGGACGCATTTCTGTTCGCAATCATTCTCACAGTCGTCACGTATGGACTTGCCTTCGTTACGGTTTCTCCCGGGGCGAATGGGTATTTCTCCCACGCGGAAAATATTCTCGTCACGGGTTGGTACGGCGGCTTTTGGGGATTGCTCACATTCGCGATGCAGATGACGCTCATCCTGATGACGGGCTACGGACTGGCAAAAACGGAATTCGTGGATGGCTTACTGACCCGAGCGGCGGCCATCCCGTCTAGCGAACGGAGTGCCGTCGCGTTCGTTCCCGTCGTTGCCGCACTCGCATCGTTCGTTCATTGGGGACTCGGCCTCGTCGTCGGCGGAATCTTCGCCCGGAAAGTGGCCGAGGAGATTCGAACCATCGACTTCCCCATCATCGTCGCTGGTGCGTATTCGGGGTTCATCGTCTGGCACGGCGGCCTCGCGGCGTCGATTCCGCTGAATTTGAACTCGGCTGGGGACAACGGCAACTTCCTCATCGCAAGCGGCGTTCTCAACGACACTATCGGTACGAGCCAGACGATTTTCACGACCGCAAATCTCGTGCTGTTCGTCGTGGTCGGCCTCGTCTTCCTCCCGCTCCTGTTCGTGCTGATGTACCCCGAGAGCGACGAGAAAAAGCGTCCCATCGACCCCGCCAAACTCGAAGTCGCAGCGGACGGCGGCGAGGCGGAAACCAAAGTAACGACAGCACCCACCGGAACGACGACCCTCGCTGACCGAATTGAACACTCCCGCGCCGTTGCATGGGGAATCGGTCTAGGCGGCCTGTTGGCAGTTTTCGGCTACTTTTGGCGGGGAATCGCGGACGGAATGATGCCGTGGAACAACCTTGACCTGAACATCGTCAACTTCACATTCCTCTTCCTCGGCATCCTCCTGCACGGTACGCCCGCGAACTACATCGGGGCGATGAAAGAGGCAGTCGAAAACGTCTGGGGTATCATCCTTCAGTTCCCGTTCTACGCTGGTATCATGGGAATTATGGGCTACGCGCCGGAAGGTTCGACCAGCCTCGCCACGCAAATCGCGCAGGGAATGGTGCAGGTGTCCCCCGACGGCACCCTCCCCGCGGTGGCGTTTCTCACCGCTGGCGTCGTAAACTTCTTTGTCCCGAGTGGCGGTGGCGAATGGGCAGTCATCGGCGAAACGCTCGTGACCGCCGCACAATCCAGCGGAACCAGCGTCCCCCGTGTCGCCATGGCCGCCTCGTGGGGTGACGCATGGACCAACATGATTCAGCCCTTCTGGGCCATTCCCCTCCTCGCAATCAGCGGTCTATCGGTTCGTGATATCATGGGCTACTGTGTACTCGTTCTGCTCGGCAGTGGCGTCATCATCGCGGTGGGAATTACGGTTCTGCCGATGTAGAACACCACCTTTTGCCAGTGAGCGCGGTGGAACCGCGCTCACTGGCAAAAGCTGAACCAAAAGCCTCCTCACCCCTTCAGTCGCGTCTTCGACGCTCCTTCGAGAGATTCGTCGCCCCGCTCGTTCGCCGTTCTTCCTCACTCGCGGGGAGTGTGCTGGCACTCTAGTGGATGTGTAATTCTGATTCTGTCGATCGTGTAGATTCTGACTCTGGCTGATGTGTCGGTTGCTGATTCCTGCTGTCAATGAAAGTTCGTGGAATTATAGCGGTTGTCTCGTCTGCCTATCGTGCACTCCTCTCGTCGTGCACTGGCGGGAAAATCAGTCGTCTCGCCGGAGTAGATAGCCGACCCCTGCAATCCCGCCGAGAGCGGCGAGAAATCCGAACCCGGGGAGGCTTCCGCCTTCCGTTGAACCCGTTGTCTCGGTGGTTGTGTCCGTCGAACTCGGAGCAGTCGATTGCGTCGTCGTGGCCGATAGTGTCGAAGAAGTCGTCGCAGGCGGCGTGGTCGTTGCAGTCGTCGCTCCCGTCGTGTTGTTCGTTCCGTTCGTGGTCGCAGTGGTCGTCGGTTGTACGATTTCTACTTTTCCGCGCATCGACTCTTTGTCGAGTTGCGAAAAATACGTCGTCATGGCCGGTTTCGCGGTAAATTCGAGGGTCTGTACGTACCCCTTCGTGTTCACGACTTCGGTTTCTTCGAGCGTGTTCCCCTCTCCGTCCGCGATGGCGACGTTGTGCGGTTGTCCGTCCATATTTTCCCACGCGATGACGTACGTTTTCCCGGCCTGCATCTGAATCGTCGGATTCGTCTCGTCAGCAATCGGGTCAGGGGCGCGACCAATCCATCCCGACAGTTGGCCGCCCAATTCGAACGTTGCGGCCTGTCCTCGCGCGACACCGACGAGCGCGCCCGCTCCAATCATCGTCTGTACGAACTGCCTGCGTGAGAACTCAACGTGGGACATTCGAGCGTGTACTTCCTGTACTACCTATCTATAGAGATGCATATGCTTAGCTCATTCGGCTTGACCGAGAGATTAGAC encodes:
- a CDS encoding class I adenylate-forming enzyme family protein; this encodes MDALSDLVARERRSDDPALSVPDSRGYDYHRLCTTAWKTGNFFRHLGVRDGVTVAITPSSTPQSILGFLGAILLGANVRFDPPRDIDARVLLAPTETVGDYELSPGGQYVGYGEKPADPTVSHFETDVWSENPTFPETVISPETIALTGERDVSHAELLAVGTAVRDRWELESGDSVVVRAPLSDPRVVAGGIVAPLVAGAEIVLDADRTGDFAVARDAEAAPEPVAFVPDEIGL
- a CDS encoding short-chain fatty acid transporter, whose protein sequence is MANVIRKMAEGSSHVVERYLPDAFLFAIILTVVTYGLAFVTVSPGANGYFSHAENILVTGWYGGFWGLLTFAMQMTLILMTGYGLAKTEFVDGLLTRAAAIPSSERSAVAFVPVVAALASFVHWGLGLVVGGIFARKVAEEIRTIDFPIIVAGAYSGFIVWHGGLAASIPLNLNSAGDNGNFLIASGVLNDTIGTSQTIFTTANLVLFVVVGLVFLPLLFVLMYPESDEKKRPIDPAKLEVAADGGEAETKVTTAPTGTTTLADRIEHSRAVAWGIGLGGLLAVFGYFWRGIADGMMPWNNLDLNIVNFTFLFLGILLHGTPANYIGAMKEAVENVWGIILQFPFYAGIMGIMGYAPEGSTSLATQIAQGMVQVSPDGTLPAVAFLTAGVVNFFVPSGGGEWAVIGETLVTAAQSSGTSVPRVAMAASWGDAWTNMIQPFWAIPLLAISGLSVRDIMGYCVLVLLGSGVIIAVGITVLPM
- a CDS encoding PGF-CTERM sorting domain-containing protein codes for the protein MSHVEFSRRQFVQTMIGAGALVGVARGQAATFELGGQLSGWIGRAPDPIADETNPTIQMQAGKTYVIAWENMDGQPHNVAIADGEGNTLEETEVVNTKGYVQTLEFTAKPAMTTYFSQLDKESMRGKVEIVQPTTTATTNGTNNTTGATTATTTPPATTSSTLSATTTQSTAPSSTDTTTETTGSTEGGSLPGFGFLAALGGIAGVGYLLRRDD